A DNA window from Erigeron canadensis isolate Cc75 unplaced genomic scaffold, C_canadensis_v1 Conyza_canadensis_unscaffolded:241, whole genome shotgun sequence contains the following coding sequences:
- the LOC122584380 gene encoding uncharacterized protein LOC122584380 — MVRPRRAGTNYRANSEEPQPEAQPEVQGGRGRGRGGRGRGGGRGRGRGRGRGEAPRPNLADVIAQTVTNIMPTIVAQVQATLDGNNGVQPNEHQNVGNPENVNDEGAQPHVVVEEEEEELERADNYRARYNQHGVYRQGCQFKDFKNCGAPEFDGLGGPVECIKWFERIEAVIERSHCTYDDRIYYASGMFKEDALSWWNQEKALGRAHNLEWADFKNKVKEKFCPPYELQNLTIEFVHLKMDGADYKGYVRRFQELSTLVPHLVSTESRAIEKFVLGLTPQVRSLINPVMPTSMVEAINRAGSVTEDLLRSGVLSKSSSSSSKRKEVGETSGPRKMGRFDSKNANRGRVMAAVEPVKKPYVGPHPHCGRCNRHHPANVQCGACFNCNRLGHMAKECRAPRVGTGPLNVAPIQALPPQGNQRRGECYVCGSPNHYRNNCPQWVGQQVQVAVHPNQLQIAGPNQNRGQQGHQVQPRGRAFAVNANEARNDPNVVAETVNGTLAKLSQILRDCILTLNDIEFYIDLMPFEIGSFDVIVGMDWLTAVNATIDCGERVVKIPITGITPSRELDFRINLIPGAAPVAKAPYRLALTEMQELEAQLKELQEKGFIRPSQSPWGAPILFVKKKDGSFRMCIDYRELNKLTVKNRYPLPRIDDLFDRLQGAKHFSKIDLRSGYHQLRVHDDDIHKTAFRTRYGHFEFTVMPFGLTNAPAVFMDLMNGCVALSWTSPSLSLLTTYLFILKRRKNMPNTCEKYSSC, encoded by the exons TAGGGGCCGGggtggtagaggtcgtggtggagGACGAGGTAGGGGCCGAGGTAGGGGTCGTGGTGAGGCTCCCAGGCCTAACTTGGCGGATGTGATTGCTCAAACGGTCACCAATATCATGCCGACTATTGTTGCCCAAGTCCAAGCAACTCTTGATGGGAACAATGGGGTACAACCTAATGAGCATCAAAATGTTGGAAACCCGGAAAATGTGAATGATGAGGGTGCTCAACCTCATGttgtagtagaagaagaagaagaagaactcgAAAGAGCGGATAACTATAGGGCTAGGTATAACCAACACGGAGTGTACCGCCAAGGTTGTCAATTCAAAGATTTCAAGAATTGTGGGGCACCGGAGTTTGATGGGTTGGGTGGGCCCGTGGAATGTATAAAATGGTTTGAGAGGATTGAAGCGGTGATTGAAAGGAGTCATTGTACTTATGATGACCGAATTTATTATGCCTCCGGTATGTTCAAGGAGGATGCTTTAAGTTGGTGGAACCAAGAGAAGGCCTTGGGTCGGGCCCACAATTTGGAATGGGCCGACTTCAAGAACAAAGTGAAAGAGAAATTTTGCCCACCTTATGAGCTCCAAAACTTGACCATCGAGTTTGTCCATCTCAAAATGGACGGGGCCGACTACAAGGGCTATGTTAGACGATTCCAAGAGTTGTCTACCCTTGTTCCTCACCTAGTGAGCACCGAGTCTCGGGCCATTGAGAAGTTTGTTTTGGGTTTGACTCCACAAGTCCGTTCTCTCATCAATCCGGTCATGCCTACTTCCATGGTCGAGGCTATTAACCGTGCCGGTAGTGTTACCGAAGACTTGTTAAGAAGTGGAGTTTTGAGtaaatcatcatcgtcatcatcaaaaAGAAAGGAGGTTGGGGAAACAAGTGGTCCAAGGAAGATGGGGAGGTTTGACTCCAAGAATGCTAATCGGGGTAGGGTGATGGCGGCGGTGGAGCCGGTGAAGAAGCCTTATGTGGGGCCCCACCCACATTGTGGAAGATGCAATAGACACCACCCCGCCAATGTTCAATGTGGGGCATGCTTTAATTGTAACCGTTTGGGGCATATGGCGAAAGAATGTAGGGCACCAAGGGTGGGTACGGGTCCGCTCAATGTAGCTCCTATTCAAGCTCTTCCTCCTCAAGGCAATCAAAGAAGAGGCGAATGTTATGTGTGCGGTAGCCCAAATCATTACCGTAACAATTGTCCTCAATGGGTGGGACAACAAGTTCAAGTGGCCGTTCACCCCAATCAACTACAAATTGCCGGGCCTAACCAAAACCGGGGACAACAAGGTCACCAAGTGCAACCCCGTGGCCGAGCCTTTGCGGTCAATGCAAATGAGGCCCGTAATGATCCCAATGTTGTTGCAG AAACGGTAAATGGCACCTTAGCAAAACTTAGTCAAATACTTCGTGATTGTATTTTGACTCTAAACGACATCGAATTCTACATCGACCTTATGCCTTTTGAAATCGGTAGCTTTGACGTTATtgtgggaatggattggttaACGGCGGTAAATGCAACTATTGATTGTGGGGAGAGGGTTGTTAAAATACC AATTACCGGGATTACCCCATCTCGTGAACTTGACTTTCGTATCAATCTTATTCCGGGAGCCGCACCCGTGGCAAAAGCTCCTTATAGACTTGCCCTcactgaaatgcaagaactcgaagCTCAACTTAAGGAACTTCAAGAGAAAGGTTTCATCCGTCCTAGTCAATCTCCTTGGGGTGCTCCCATTCtctttgtcaagaagaaagacgGGTCGTTTAGAATGTGTATAGACTATCGGGAGTTGAATAAGCTTACGGTgaagaatcgatatcctctTCCTCGAATCGATGACCTTTTTGACCGACTTCAAGGTGCCAAGCACTTTTCCAAAATCGATCTCCGCTCGGGTTATCATCAACTCCGGGTTCATGATGATGACATTCATAAAACGGCTTTCCGAACTCGGTATGGGCACTTTGAATTCACCGTTATGCCTTTCGGGTTGACCAATGCAccagcagtattcatggatttgatgaacgGGTGTGTCGCCCTTTCTTGGACAAGTCCGTCATTGTCTTTATTGACGACATACTTGTTTATTCTAAAACGAAGGAAGAACATGCCGAACACTTGCGAGAAGTACTCGAGTTGTTAA